The following coding sequences lie in one Camelus bactrianus isolate YW-2024 breed Bactrian camel chromosome 8, ASM4877302v1, whole genome shotgun sequence genomic window:
- the LOC105077431 gene encoding trace amine-associated receptor 7a-like, with translation MSSDWPPPAAAQLCYEHLNGSCVKTPYSPGPRLILYAAFGSGAALAVFGNLLVMISILHFKQLHSPANFLIASLACADFLVGVAVMPFSTVRSVEGCWYFGQRFCQFHSCFDGSFCYASIYHLCFISLDRYLAVTDPLLYPTRFTANVSGLCIAFSWLFSIFYSFSLFGTGANEAGLEDLVSALTCVGGCQIAVNQSWVLVNFLLFFLPMLVMIIVYSKIFLIAKQQARKIESVSNKTVRSSDSYRDRVAKRERKAAKTLGIAVVAFLISWLPYFVDSIIDAFLGFITPTYIYEILVWIAYFNSAMNPLIYAFFYPWFRKAIKLIATGKVLRENSSTIHLLSG, from the coding sequence ATGAGCAGCGACTGGCCGCCTCCCGCGGCTGCGCAGCTCTGCTATGAGCACCTGAACGGATCCTGTGTCAAAACCCCCTACTCACCCGGCCCCCGCCTGATCCTGTACGCTGCGTTCGGCTCTGGAGCTGCCCTGGCTGTGTTTGGAAACCTCTTGGTGATGATTTCAATTCTCCACTTCAAGCAGCTGCATTCTCCAGCCAATTTTTTGATCGCCTCCCTGGCCTGTGCGGACTTCTTGGTGGGGGTGGCTGTGATGCCCTTCAGCACAGTGAGGTCCGTGGAGGGCTGCTGGTACTTTGGGCAGCGCTTCTGTCAGTTTCACTCCTGTTTTGACGGGTCGTTCTGTTATGCTTCCATCTACCACCTGTGCTTTATCTCTCTCGACAGGTACCTGGCGGTCACTGACCCCCTGCTCTATCCCACCAGGTTCACTGCCAATGTTTCTGGCCTGTGTATTGCCTTCTCCtggcttttttccattttttattctttttccctttttggcACAGGTGCGAATGAAGCTGGGCTGGAGGATCTAGTAAGTGCTCTCACCTGTGTGGGTGGCTGTCAAATTGCAGTGAATCAAAGTTGGGTATTGGTcaatttcctattatttttccttcccatGCTTGTGATGATAATTGTGTACTCCAAGATCTTCCTCATTGCCAAACAACAGGCAAGAAAAATTGAAAGTGTGAGCAATAAGACTGTGAGATCCTCAGACAGTTACAGAGACAGAGTGgccaagagggagagaaaagcagcaaAAACGCTGGGCATTGCAGTGGTAGCATTTCTGATTTCCTGGCTGCCATACTTTGTGGATTCAATAATTGATGCCTTCCTGGGCTTCATCACCCCCACATACATTTATGAAATATTGGTTTGGATTGCTTATTTTAACTCAGCTATGAACCCCTtgatttatgctttcttttatcCTTGGTTTCGAAAAGCCATCAAATTAATTGCCACTGGCAAAGTCTTGAGAGAGAATTCTTCAACAATACATTTACTTTCTGGCTAA